From a region of the Pan paniscus chromosome 19, NHGRI_mPanPan1-v2.0_pri, whole genome shotgun sequence genome:
- the RNF222 gene encoding RING finger protein 222, whose product MSEGESKDSSGSECPVCYEKFRDLEGASRTLSCGHVFCHDCLVKYLLSTRVDGQVQRTLVCPICRYVTFLSKKSSRWPSMLDKSSQTLAVPVGLPSVPPLDSLGHTNPLAASSSAWRPPPGQARPPGSPGQSAQLPLDLLPSLPRESQIFVISRHGMPLGEQDSVLPRRSLAELSEASLAPRSARAFCCRSRALLLITLIAVVAVVAAILPWVLLVRKQA is encoded by the coding sequence ATGTCAGAAGGGGAGAGCAAGGACAGCTCGGGCAGTGAGTGCCCCGTGTGCTATGAGAAGTTCCGGGACCTGGAGGGCGCCAGCCGGACGCTGAGCTGTGGCCATGTGTTCTGCCATGACTGCCTGGTCAAGTACCTGCTGTCCACTCGCGTGGATGGGCAGGTCCAGAGGACCCTGGTCTGCCCCATCTGCCGCTACGTCACATTCCTTAGCAAGAAGAGCTCCCGCTGGCCCTCCATGCTGGACAAGAGCTCCCAGACGCTGGCTGTGCCCGTGGGCCTGCCCTCCGTGCCCCCACTggacagcctgggccacacaaaCCCCCTGGCTGCCTCCTCGTCTGCCTGGAGGCCACCTCCGGGCCAGGCCAGGCCGCCAGGCAGCCCGGGCCAGAGCGCCCAGCTCCCCCTGGACCTGCTGCCCAGCCTGCCCCGGGAGTCACAGATCTTTGTCATCAGCCGCCACGGGATGCCCCTGGGGGAGCAGGACAGCGTGCTGCCCCGCCGCAGCCTGGCAGAGCTCTCGGAGGCCTCCCTGGCGCCCCGCTCCGCCCGCGCCTTCTGCTGCCGATCGCGGGCCCTGCTGCTCATCACGCTCATCGCTGTGGTGGCCGTGGTGGCCGCCATCCTGCCCTGGGTGCTGCTGGTGAGGAAGCAGGCGTGA